A genome region from Pseudomonas helmanticensis includes the following:
- a CDS encoding SRPBCC family protein, whose amino-acid sequence MSTLQPDTLIKNPHGCHVVSSVEVPTDAAQVWAVVGNFGGFDRFIPALSHIELIGEGVSSLRKKCFKDGNVVVEQLNSRDEQARSMTWTTIYNTLGVANLWAAMNVEALGEGKSRATWTIIAEPASGGEEALPGFKEFVQGFADDAMGNVLKLFV is encoded by the coding sequence CGCACGGCTGCCACGTTGTATCGTCGGTGGAAGTGCCGACAGACGCGGCGCAAGTCTGGGCGGTGGTCGGCAACTTCGGCGGTTTCGATCGCTTTATTCCGGCGCTGTCGCACATCGAATTGATTGGCGAAGGCGTGTCTTCGCTGCGCAAGAAATGCTTCAAGGACGGCAACGTCGTAGTCGAGCAACTGAACTCCCGCGATGAGCAGGCACGCAGCATGACCTGGACGACGATTTACAACACATTGGGGGTGGCGAATCTGTGGGCGGCGATGAATGTGGAAGCGTTGGGCGAAGGGAAATCCCGGGCGACGTGGACGATCATTGCCGAGCCGGCCTCGGGCGGCGAAGAAGCGCTGCCGGGGTTCAAGGAGTTTGTGCAGGGGTTTGCGGATGATGCGATGGGGAATGTATTGAAGCTGTTTGTTTAA